In Francisella hispaniensis FSC454, the following proteins share a genomic window:
- a CDS encoding DUF2589 domain-containing protein: protein MGIKHGPFTMGVKAKISHKSEQTRKTDTTAKYHVDVKVKRQDPPEALNKVLDLMMNGINPIRVAEPK from the coding sequence ATGGGAATAAAACATGGTCCATTCACTATGGGCGTAAAAGCTAAAATATCTCATAAATCTGAACAAACTCGAAAAACGGATACAACAGCTAAATACCATGTTGACGTTAAAGTAAAGAGACAAGATCCTCCTGAAGCATTAAACAAAGTACTAGATTTAATGATGAATGGTATTAATCCTATTCGTGTCGCTGAACCTAAATAA
- a CDS encoding DUF2589 domain-containing protein — MLAEYGVAKTVYRTIKVPLMTMITHPSIAIEEGNITFDMSITQMAEDNSSNELNAGNRIWE; from the coding sequence ATTTTAGCAGAATATGGTGTAGCAAAGACAGTTTATAGAACTATTAAAGTTCCTTTAATGACAATGATTACACATCCTTCTATTGCTATTGAAGAAGGTAACATTACATTTGATATGTCTATTACACAAATGGCCGAAGATAACTCAAGTAATGAGTTAAATGCTGGAAACAGAATATGGGAATAA